In Phragmites australis chromosome 16, lpPhrAust1.1, whole genome shotgun sequence, one DNA window encodes the following:
- the LOC133896331 gene encoding indole-2-monooxygenase-like encodes MAQVSLLHSWLSHGAASVTPQALAFIFFFPLVMLLVTARLLRPSKQLETLSRIPSPPRLPVIGHLHLVGSLPHVSLRDLARRHGPDLMLLHLGAAPKVIVSSPRAAEAVLRTHDHVFASRPFNPLADILFYGLLDVGFAPYGERWRQAKKLLTMHLLTARKVRSFRGAREAEVRHAVAKIRGAAAAGDALDLSALLKAYTNDVMCRAVSGRFFFEDGRNRQIPELTDVVKDVFGAFKPQDYFPALARVDVLSRSSLVNATALRNRWDKLFDALIDFHVHRLPRHQDDDGGQEEEAESDFIDVMLSLREEYGLTRNHIKAILMNMFNAGTDTTYLVHEFAMAELMRHPHAMAKLQTELRSKVTKGDAEILTEDDDLSSMTYLKAVIKETLRLHPPGPLFLPHLNTADCEIEGYMIPAGTTIMINAWSIGRDPRFWEDPEEFMPERFLDGGRAAGVDYKGQDFNYIPFGSGRRICPGLSFGIASLEIMLANLLYHFDWEVPGPGGSVDMTEKFGVTVHRKSKLVLLPKHKLA; translated from the exons ATGGCTCAAGTGTCGTTGCTGCACTCGTGGCTCTCCCATGGCGCCGCGAGCGTCACGCCACAAGCACTcgccttcatcttcttcttccctctTGTCATGCTGCTCGTCACGGCGCGCCTGCTGAGGCCGAGCAAGCAGCTGGAGACGCTGAGCCGGATCCCCTCGCCCCCGCGGCTGCCGGTTATCGGGCACCTCCACCTCGTCGGCTCACTCCCGCACGTCTCCCTCCGCGACCTCGCCCGCAGGCACGGCCCCGACCTCATGCTCCTCCACCTCGGCGCCGCGCCCAAGGTCATCGTCTcctcgccgcgcgccgccgaggcagtcctccgcACGCACGACCACGTCTTCGCCTCGCGCCCCTTCAACCCGCTTGCCGACATCCTGTTCTATGGCCTCCTCGACGTCGGCTTCGCGCCATACGGCGAGCGGTGGCGCCAGGCCAAGAAGCTGCTCACCATGCATCTCCTCACCGCCAGGAAGGTGCGGTCCTTCCGCGGCGCGCGCGAGGCCGAGGTGCGCCACGCCGTGGCCAAGATccgcggcgcggcggccgctGGGGACGCGCTGGACCTCAGCGCGCTGCTCAAGGCGTACACCAACGACGTCATGTGCCGCGCCGTGTCAggcaggttcttcttcgaggaCGGCCGGAACAGGCAGATCCCCGAGCTCACCGACGTCGTCAAGGACGTGTTCGGGGCGTTCAAGCCGCAGGACTACTTCCCGGCGCTGGCGCGGGTGGACGTGCTCTCCAGGTCGTCGCTCGTCAACGCCACGGCGCTCAGGAACCGATGGGACAAGCTCTTCGACGCGCTCATCGACTTCCACGTCCACAGGCTGCCGCGCCACCAGGACGACGACGGCGGACAGGAGGAGGAAGCAGAGAGCGACTTCATCGATGTCATGCTCTCCCTCAGGGAAGAGTACGGCCTCACTAGAAACCACATCAAGGCCATTCTGATG AACATGTTCAACGCTGGAACAGACACGACGTACCTGGTGCACGAATTCGCCATGGCCGAGCTGATGCGACACCCGCACGCCATGGCCAAGCTACAAACTGAGCTAAGGAGCAAGGTAACCAAGGGGGATGCAGAGATCCTTACCGAGGACGACGACCTTAGTAGCATGACCTACCTCAAGGCGGTCATCAAGGAGACCCTTCGGCTGCACCCACCCGGTCCGCTCTTCCTTCCCCACCTAAACACGGCCGACTGCGAGATCGAGGGGTACATGATCCCCGCGGGGACAACGATCATGATCAACGCTTGGAGTATCGGTAGGGATCCTAGGTTCTGGGAAGACCCCGAAGAGTTCATGCCGGAGAGGTTCCTCGACGGTGGTCGTGCCGCCGGCGTCGACTACAAGGGGCAGGATTTCAATTACATACCCTTCGGGTCAGGAAGGAGGATTTGCCCCGGGTTGAGCTTTGGGATAGCCTCCCTCGAGATCATGCTGGCGAATCTCCTGTACCATTTTGATTGGGAGGTGCCCGGCCCCGGCGGGAGTGTCGACATGACGGAGAAGTTTGGGGTCACCGTGCACCGAAAGAGCAAACTTGTGCTCCTCCCGAAACACAAGCTAGCTTAA
- the LOC133895769 gene encoding uncharacterized protein LOC133895769, giving the protein MPVQQREQEDDDDDDFTFPTPPQPQPQLPAGRRAFCLPCSASLSSSPIRRSFSAADSAASPWRARVVLSRHRLNGACSPALSDYAAGFCDDGEDEEEEERMDSLWEDLNDEDAAGDDQFLGSLDVSRRRSVGAPDAAERARRAAKDQREAAALGTSRSSRRRSPGLVVMMRALKRIFVAHKGKSKVHRDEQSTASASAASSSSCSNNPCKK; this is encoded by the coding sequence ATGCCGGTGCAGCAGCGGGAGcaagaagacgacgacgacgacgacttcACCTTCCCCACGCcaccgcagccgcagccgcagctcCCTGCCGGCCGCCGCGCGTTCTGCCTGCCCTGCTCAGCGTCCCTGTCCTCCTCCCCCATCCGCCGCAGCTTCTCCGCCGCCGACTCCGCCGCGTCGCCGTGGCGCGCCAGGGTCGTGCTCAGCCGCCACCGCCTCAACGGCGCGTGCTCCCCTGCGCTCAGCGACTACGCCGCGGGCTTCTGCGACGACggagaggacgaggaggaggaggagaggatggACAGCCTCTGGGAGGACCTCAACGACGAGGACGCGGCCGGGGACGACCAGTTCCTCGGCTCCCTCGACGTGTCGCGCCGCCGGTCCGTCGGCGCGCCGGAcgccgccgagagggcgaggagGGCGGCCAAGGATCAGCGCGAAGCCGCGGCGCTCGGCACGTCCAGAAGCTCGCGGCGGCGCTCGCCGGGGCTGGTGGTCATGATGCGCGCGCTCAAGAGGATTTTCGTCGCGCACAAGGGCAAGAGCAAGGTGCACAGAGACGAGCAGAGCACCGCCTCTGCTTCTGCTGCTTCGTCTTCCTCTTGCAGTAATAATCCCTGCAAGAAATGA